A region from the Aeromicrobium choanae genome encodes:
- a CDS encoding DUF5998 family protein, giving the protein MTQTRDRTKDLYESISRSGYYPEIVAGALEDALASEPVESFVVHHEPTFDREEIRRHMSVLVLTPTRLLLTHTDEHPGDTLLPKPYTSTSVEAVPLSRVSGVVVTRMVSAQTQQLEEALLTIGWGAVARVELEPARCDDPECEADHGYTGSISGDDFSLRLSAAAEGGAAVVGLLEFARALTAATTVTEAR; this is encoded by the coding sequence GTGACGCAGACCAGGGACCGGACGAAGGACCTCTATGAGTCGATCTCGCGCAGCGGGTACTACCCCGAGATCGTCGCGGGAGCGCTCGAGGACGCGCTGGCCTCCGAGCCCGTGGAGTCGTTCGTCGTCCACCACGAGCCCACGTTCGACCGCGAGGAGATCCGCCGGCACATGTCGGTGCTGGTCCTCACCCCCACGCGCCTGCTGCTGACGCACACCGACGAGCACCCCGGCGACACGCTGCTGCCGAAGCCCTACACGTCCACGTCCGTCGAGGCCGTACCGCTGTCGCGCGTCTCCGGCGTCGTCGTCACGCGGATGGTGTCGGCCCAGACGCAGCAGCTGGAGGAGGCCCTCCTCACGATCGGATGGGGCGCCGTCGCCCGCGTCGAGCTCGAGCCCGCCCGCTGCGACGATCCCGAGTGCGAGGCCGACCACGGCTACACCGGCTCGATCAGCGGCGACGACTTCTCGCTGCGGCTGAGCGCGGCGGCGGAGGGTGGCGCCGCGGTCGTGGGCCTGCTGGAGTTCGCCCGCGCGCTGACCGCGGCCACCACCGTCACCGAGGCTCGATGA